A genomic segment from Aegilops tauschii subsp. strangulata cultivar AL8/78 chromosome 1, Aet v6.0, whole genome shotgun sequence encodes:
- the LOC109733361 gene encoding ubiquitin C-terminal hydrolase 12 — protein MFVLAIYNHSNGLNYGSEGGCCGSEEGSHGSEPLHPEERIRHKELHLTMSNFLELNLKHFVRSAMFEIDGHKWYLGIYPRGDPYSTSYLSLYLCMDASDKLPPESGKLVELSLSIMDQKHGQHYTRKSPALVVFAGECRWGWSNFIPLSIFRDPSSGYLVRSCCIVKAEITIVGSSSGGEVLADGQMN, from the exons ATGTTCGTGTTAGCAATATATAATCATTCAAATGGGTTGAATTATGGATCTGAAG GAGGCTGTTGTGGTTCAGAAGAAGGCTCCCACGGTTCAGAACCTCTTCATCCAGAAGAACGGATTCGTCACAAGGAACTGCACTTGACCATGAGCAATTTTCTGGAATTGAATCTGAAGCACTTTGTCCGCTCCGCCATGTTTGAAATTGACGGACATAAATG GTACCTTGGCATCTATCCTCGTGGTGACCCGTACAGCACGAGTTACCTCTCCTTGTACTTATGCATGGATGCTTCGGACAAGCTCCCTCCTGAATCTGGAAAGCTGGTTGAGTTGAGTTTATCCATCATGGACCAAAAGCATGGGCAACATTACACCAGAAAATCTCCAG CTCTTGTGGTGTTTGCGGGCGAATGTCGCTGGGGATGGTCCAACTTCATTCCACTCAGCATATTCAGGGATCCATCCAGTGGCTACCTTGTACGGTCGTGCTGCATTGTCAAGGCAGAGATAACTATCGTTGGTTCATCCAGTGGTGGCGAGGTCTTAGCTGATGGCCAGATGAATTGA
- the LOC109733362 gene encoding polyubiquitin, whose amino-acid sequence MKRRATMDPHQEQPAESYKIHVKMLKTVAIDVSCTDTVDHIKTKVSAIEGIDKCLQELFFSGIHLKNDDKLADYNIMTNSSVDLFVTDGMQISVKIPSVGKTINLNVRKSNKVADVKAEIEQKVGILMNNQILMYAGRQLEDNQLLSQCDLRNEQPLHVLVSPVDKLRIFVNVRGERTVSVNVKCWYTVADVKLMIETSEGLPASTHVLMRTQSGVEVVLAEGQTLQDQSVKNNDILVLQQKVQVFVKTWEGKSLTMSLPLSNTTEEVMKKIGDRLPMKEGMYYLCYRGHILSSGDTLEKHDVQNNSTIDIRLRNSRVVEPKPKNGKDAPRNII is encoded by the exons ATGAAGCGGCGTGCCACCATGGACCCCCACCAGGAGCAGCCGGCGGAAAGCTACAAG ATCCATGTGAAGATGCTGAAAACAGTTGCCATTGATGTGAGCTGCACCGATACAGTTGATCATATTAAAACTAAAGTTAGTGCCATTGAGGGGATTGACAAATGCTTGCAAGAGCTATTCTTTTCTGGTATTCACTTGAAGAATGATGACAAGCTTGCTGATTACAACATCATGACAAACTCTTCTGTTGACCTTTTCGTCACTGATGGGATGCAAATTTCTGTCAAGATTCCCTCGGTTGGGAAGACCATCAATCTCAATGTCAGGAAATCCAACAAGGTGGCTGATGTCAAAGCAGAGATTGAACAAAAAGTGGGAATTCTAATGAACAACCAAATCCTGATGTATGCAGGTCGACAGCTTGAGGACAATCAGCTGTTAAGTCAGTGCGACTTGAGGAATGAGCAGCCACTTCATGTTTTGGTTAGCCCGGTTGACAAGCTGCGTATTTTTGTCAATGTTAGAGGTGAAAGAACTGTTAGTGTAAATGTGAAATGCTGGTATACTGTTGCTGATGTCAAGTTGATGATTGAGACATCGGAGGGTTTACCAGCATCAACACATGTGCTCATGCGAACTCAATCCGGTGTTGAGGTGGTACTTGCAGAAGGTCAAACCCTGCAGGATCAGAGTGTAAAAAACAATGATATTCTCGTGTTGCAGCAGAAAGTCCAGGTCTTCGTCAAGACATGGGAGGGGAAGAGCTTAACAATGTCTCTGCCACTGTCCAACACAACAGAGGAAGTCATGAAGAAGATTGGAGACAGGCTGCCGATGAAGGAAGGCATGTACTATCTGTGCTACAGGGGCCACATTCTGTCTTCTGGAGATACGCTTGAGAAGCATGACGTCCAGAACAACTCCACCATTGATATCCGCCTTCGGAACTCCAGAGTTGTGGAACCAAAGCCAAAGAATGGCAAGGATGCTCCTCGTAACATCATTTAG